GGTTCTGCACAAACCACTGGAAGATCGGCAGGTCGCTGGTCGTCGCCGGGTCGGCGACGACGGTGCCGAAGTATTCGGGGTCCTGGTCTTCGCCATCGGTATCGAGGAAAACGGGCGCGCGGGAGACGGTTCCGCCGGTATCTTCAGCCGTGACGTACCAGCGGACCATATCGCCCGCGGCGTAGAGGCCGCTGCTGATGACGCCGGTGAAGACGCCGTCGCCGGCGACGGCGTCGCTGCCCAGGCCGTTGTCGAAGATCTGCACGGCGGTTTCGCCGGCGTAGTTCACGCGGTAGTGCAGATCGACGCGGTCGAGCGGGTTCGCGTTCGCGGCGACCGAGGCCTCGATGACAAGGTTCTGGTTCGCGCCCGGCTGGGGCGGGTTCTGCGTGACCGACTCGATGATCGGGCCGGTGATGATGTTGAGCGCCCCGGGGGTCGGCGTGATCATGTATCCGAGAGTGGAGGTGCCGCCGATGGTCGAGGCGATGAGCTTGGGCTCGATGAGCATGTCCGAGCTGCTGGGCTGGTTGAGCGCCTGGATCGCGAGGACGTTGTTGCCCGCGACGAGCTCGTCGATGTGCTGCGACAGGTTGAACGACACGAACTCGACCGCCTGTGGGTCGGGGTGCTCGACGGTCGAGTTGCTGTTGTAGGTGACACCGGCGGGGTCGTTTGCGCTCGCGACCAAGACGCCGTTGAGGTAGGCGAGGAAGCCGTCGTCGTAGCGCAGGCGGAGTTCGAGCTGGCTGATGTCGGCGGTGTCGGCGATGTTGAACGTCTGCCGCATGTAGAGCGACGGCGTCGTGCTGGGGACGGTGGATTCGATATGCGTGCTGAAGTCGGCGGGCGAGGTCTCGTAGCCGATGCCGGTCGGCCCAAGGGTCCAGCCGCTGTCGTTGAAGCCCAGCGTGTTCCAGCCCGCAACCGGCCCGGTGGGGACAGTGAAGCGTGCGTTGTCGCCTTCGTCGATGAGTGTGGTTTGGGTGACCTGCTGCGCGATGCCGTACGAGACATCGGTCGACTGGGCCGGGTATTCGGGCGCATACTCGTCGGCCACTGTGGTGCCGTCGGCTTCGACGAGCGCGAGGTACTCGCCGCCCGCGCTCAGCGCGAAGTTGGTATGCAGCTCCGTGCCGTCGGCGTCGGCGCGGTCTTTGTTCGACGCGAAGACCACGAGGTACTCGCCGGGGTCCAGCGAGACCGAAGGGAAGGTCCACTGTGTCAGGTCGTCTGCCCGGTCCGTGAGGTGCCAGCCGTCGAGGTCGAGCGCGGTGTCGCCGGCGTTGTAGATCTCGATCCAGTCGGAGCTGTCGCCGTCTTCGTCGTCCAAGACGGTGTCGTTGGACGCGAGGAACTCGGTGATCAGTGGGACGGCAGTAAACAACAGCCGCGGCTCGAGGGACTCGAGCGGCTGTGCACTAGTGTTGCGGCTGGGACGGTTGGCGGGGTGGGGCATCGACTCTCCTCGGAGCGGGGGGGGCACATACAAACCGCCATCGAGGCGGGCCGGCCGACGCCCAACGCGCCATAGCCGGTTCCGAATGTTGGGTGCAGACAGGGGCTACAGCCCTCAGCTTCATGGCTGTGTGCGGCTGTTTGCGTCGCGAATCCAAGCTAAAACGTCTCTCGCCTCACAATTCTTACCACATCAGACCGATAAAACAAGGTCGATATCGAATGAGATGTCGTAATATACTGTCAATCAACAGATTATGACCTCTCCCCTTCTCGCAGATTCAGTGTGCAAATTAGCCCGTCCCACGACGTAGAGTGGTAGTTCGAAGTAGGTTTCCCGATCCGCTAGGCACCTCGATCCGCTATGGCCCTTTCTCCCGACCTCATCGTTCGCCAACTCGTGAGCGAGCGCAGCCAAGTGCTCGCGTATATTTGGTCGATCGTGCATGACGAGCACATCGCCGAAGATGTCTTCCAGGATTTGTTCCTGATCGCGTCGCGGAAGGCCGATGAGATCGAGGATGTCGAGCACTTCCGCAAGTGGATCCGCAAAGCCGCTCGGTACCAGGCCTTGAATGCTTCGCGTAAGAAATCCCGTGCCCCGATGGTCTTTGATGCGGCGACGCTCGACCTGCTGGACCAAGTCTGGGAAGACGACCAGCCCGAGTCATCCGAGCGATCCGAAGCGCTGCGAGCCTGCCTCGAGCAACTCTCGCCCTACGCCAGACGACTGGTCACTCTGCGGTATGTGGATGGGTTGAGCGGTCAGTCGCTGGCCGATGCGCTGGATCGCAAGGTCGGGACCGTTTACACCGCGCTGTCTCGGGTCCACCGGACCCTGGGGGACTGCATCCGGCTACGACTGCGAGGCAAGGATGAGTAACGAACAAAGCAAACAATCCGGGCCGGACAAGCGGGCGGTCGATGAATTCACGCATCGGGTGATGCGTTATCTCGATGGGCTGGCGTCGCCTGAAGAGTTCGAGTTGCTCAAGGCCGAGCTCAACGCCTCGGTTGGGCATCGCCGACGGTTTGTGGACCTCTGCCAGCAGGCACGTACGATCTCCGAAGCGCTCAAGCCGATCGAGTTGGCGGATGCAGGTTTTATTGACGATGCATTGTTGTGGGGAGGCTCCGAGCCGGATGTGCTCAGCGAGGTGATCGAGCAGGCGCTGGACGCACGTCGTCGGCACGAGATCGAGGACGCAGCGAACAAACAGCTTGCGGAAGACCTGCGTGACCAGCGGCAGCGATCGCGCCACGCCCGCCGAATCGCCGCCCAGCAGCGCAGCACGCGAGTCATCCTCATCCCCAAGCCGGTCGCGGCGCTGGGCGTCGGGCTGATCGCTGCGCTGGTGATGCTTGCGATTTATCTGATCGCGACGCCGAGCTCGGATTCTTCGAGCCCTGTCCCCACTGCACGTGTCGTGACACCGCGCAACCTGCCCGGGACGCCCCGGTATGTGGCCACACTGACCGGGCTGTCCAGCGACGTCGTCTGGGCCGACCGCAGCGAGGGCTGGGTCGTCGGGATGGAACTCGAGGTTGGCGAGATTCATCTGACCCAGGGCACGCTCGTCGTCGAACTCAAAGACGGGGCCGAGGTGACGCTGCACGCCCCGGTGCGTTTCTCGGTGCTGGGCACGAACGCGAGCGAACTGCACGCGGGCATGGTCTACGCAGAGGTCCCCGACTCGGGCCACGGCTTCGAGGTCTTCGTCCCCGGCGGCGTCGTCACCGACTGGGGCTCGTCGGTCGCGATGATTACCGCGGACTCGGAGGCCCGTACGGACTCGCACGTCGTGGTCTCGCGCGGCAGCGTGCAGCTGACGCCGCGCCGGGCGGGGCGTCGCGGTGAGCCGGTCCTGCTCCGCCGCAACCAGTTCGCGTCGGTTTCGTCGGACGGCAGCGCTGTGCGTGCCTTTGAAAACACAAATGACGAGGTCCAACTCGCTGCGCCAAGCAGCGGGCAGGGCTACCGGCACGGCGAAACGGACCCGCGCTGGCGCATCCGCCTGAACGACGACACCGAAACGCATCCCGCTGTCGTCGTTGCCCCTGAACCGGACGACACGCGCTATAGACACCTGCATTGGTGGATCGGCAGCCCGCATTGCTCGCAGTGGATCGGGC
The sequence above is a segment of the Phycisphaeraceae bacterium D3-23 genome. Coding sequences within it:
- a CDS encoding sigma-70 family RNA polymerase sigma factor encodes the protein MALSPDLIVRQLVSERSQVLAYIWSIVHDEHIAEDVFQDLFLIASRKADEIEDVEHFRKWIRKAARYQALNASRKKSRAPMVFDAATLDLLDQVWEDDQPESSERSEALRACLEQLSPYARRLVTLRYVDGLSGQSLADALDRKVGTVYTALSRVHRTLGDCIRLRLRGKDE